The following nucleotide sequence is from Siniperca chuatsi isolate FFG_IHB_CAS linkage group LG2, ASM2008510v1, whole genome shotgun sequence.
GATTTTAATAACCAGACACACACGGGGATCATTTTCATGTATCAGCaacatgttgtgtgtttctgtgaggtGCCAGCAGCGGAGTCCGATCCCTCACACTTCATCTCAGTACAGTGTCCTGGATGGAGGCCAGCAGGGTTAAGTgatcctctccccctctcccacctctctcctgctccctctctcccaaCAAACTTCATTTTTTCCAGCTTTGAAAGAGGACTAGAACTGACACACTACACATCAGACTTTTGAACTTCTGGTTTCAAACATTTTCTAGTTAGACGTTTCTGTTCTTTCAGGTTCTGCTTATCTGCAGCTTATTTGTAACTTTCTAATTTGGGTGTTTTACACCCCTGACTGTGTTTCATTGCTGTCAGGTACAATGGCTCTTGGAGTGCTTAATTCGCAAGCGAAAAGTTCTCTGAGTGGGAGTGCATTTTTTGACCACGGTTCTATAGAGGAACAGGAGCCTCCACCTCCACTCCGTAGCTACCTTTGTTTGACTATTTTCACCTGCTTTTGTCCTGCGTACCCCGTCAACATTGTGGCCCTGGTCTTCTCTATCATGGTGAGCAACAGGTGCTAACTGGCTAAAAGCTGATAGCACTTCCTGAATATATATCCTCTTATGGTAAGCAGATGTACTGCTGTGTATCATTAAGGGAAAAATGTGTCAGAAATAACAAATTTGTTCTCTCTTCAGGGTGCTTAATGTGTTTCAGTGACACAGTGTTCTGACATGTTGTGTTGTGAGTACATGTGTTGGGCACTAAGATGTAACCCagtcacacacacctgttccgCCCATCAAGCAAAATACTTGATCTTCTATTTTGGAAAAAGGAAACGAAATGTCCATGTTGAAAACTGATGGCATAAACATTCAGTTAGTGACCAAACTACAAACACTGTTACCAGAGTGGTATTAAATCATGTGACCAGGTccctgcaaaacaaaacagaaagccTTAGATGACACTTTATAGTTAAAGTCTTGGAGTAATGCATTAATTGGCTTTTACATTTCTGGGATGTTCAAATGCACCGCGGTTTGTTAGtaccacagtttttaaaataaaatgcccAACTGTATTGCCATAGTTTTATGAGTAACAGTGATTTCTTATTCTCAGTCTAGGAACAGCTATTATCGCGGTGACTATGATGGGTCGAGGCGGCTGGGCAGGAACGCTCTCTATGTTGCTGTTGCCTCCGTCGTCATCGGCCTTCTCATCATCGCTATCACCTGCATCGTTCATTTCACCACTGTAAGACACACACCtagggttgggcaatatgaTAGTATATTCCATGATCATTACCATGTGGTAATGTGGTcagaaaatatcacaatatatcaCTATTGTGatctaaaattacatttactggGATAGAAGATTTTATCCATACCCCTAAACACACCTAATTCAAGGTGTTATTTGTGGTATTTCTGAATATCACAATGTCATTGTCAAATTAATATGATACCtctatattgaaaaaaaaagtgaccaTAATCAAAAGTATTAGTTGCCTATTTCAACACAGTGCAAGTGCTCTTGTATGTTTAAAGAGAATAAAAGCGTTTTAATctccaaagtgttcaatattaaattaaagagacattttaaaataatcatatgaataaattgtgtaacATTTCCAAATGATCCAACAACTTgagaaataattgaaaaaaatattaaacattcattttcataataacagaATTAAATGGATactatttattaattatttgtttcattatggacacttttatttcaaaatggccttttttaaatgtctgttttcatttcatactGCCATTTTTCACATGACACTTTTATTTGACAAGTTTTCAAGCCTTAGCTTAACAAGGTTGCTCATGCTACCTAACTGGCTAACAAGCTAAGCTGGCTTGTGGGCTTGGATTATTATTTGGCATCAAAGTGAAGAGCCAATGTTAGCAGTGTTAGCTTGCTCCTG
It contains:
- the LOC122869051 gene encoding transmembrane protein 233-like, which produces MALGVLNSQAKSSLSGSAFFDHGSIEEQEPPPPLRSYLCLTIFTCFCPAYPVNIVALVFSIMSRNSYYRGDYDGSRRLGRNALYVAVASVVIGLLIIAITCIVHFTTMDF